A stretch of the Sulfurimonas sp. HSL-1656 genome encodes the following:
- a CDS encoding ammonium transporter, with protein MKKWLLSMMMLLPTLALAEDAPTLDTGDTAWMMVSTAFVLLMTPAGLALFYAGMTRTKNVLNTYAMVMGAFVVAFVVWVIAGYSIAFGASESAALQNVFGGFGNVFLSGINWSDLSGSYPTFVFIAFQGTFAAITVAIASGSAIERMKFSTWMLFVVLWGLVVYAPITHMVWGGDGAYLFDEGALDFAGGTVVHMNGGLAGLVLAIMLGKRAGYPKSPIKPVSIILTAAGAALLWFGWYGFNGGSAFGANAVAGLAVLTTTIATAAAGVTWMLIEWFMFKKPTLLGIASGIVAGLVAITPAAGFVGVGGAFIVGIVGALIGFFGVAILKKKLGYDDSLDAFGIHFLAGLWGAIATGIFALNDQDLLWDGPLKASGDRMGQLFVQFESVLIVGLWTLVGTVIVYLISSAITGGARVDEETETMGLDESIHGERGFNL; from the coding sequence ATGAAGAAGTGGCTTTTGTCCATGATGATGCTTCTGCCGACGCTTGCGCTGGCAGAGGATGCTCCAACGCTCGATACAGGTGATACGGCCTGGATGATGGTGTCAACCGCATTCGTACTGCTGATGACGCCGGCAGGCCTGGCGCTCTTTTACGCCGGGATGACACGTACAAAGAACGTCCTTAATACCTATGCAATGGTGATGGGTGCCTTTGTTGTTGCCTTCGTGGTCTGGGTCATTGCAGGCTACTCCATCGCCTTCGGTGCGAGCGAGAGCGCAGCACTGCAGAACGTGTTCGGCGGCTTCGGCAACGTCTTCCTTTCCGGTATCAACTGGTCTGACCTGTCCGGTTCCTACCCGACCTTCGTCTTCATCGCCTTCCAGGGTACGTTCGCAGCGATCACCGTTGCCATCGCATCCGGTTCCGCGATCGAGCGTATGAAGTTCTCCACATGGATGCTCTTCGTTGTCCTCTGGGGCCTGGTGGTTTACGCACCGATTACGCACATGGTATGGGGCGGCGACGGTGCCTACCTCTTCGATGAGGGTGCACTTGACTTCGCCGGCGGTACGGTTGTCCACATGAACGGCGGTCTGGCCGGTCTGGTCCTGGCGATCATGCTCGGTAAACGTGCAGGTTACCCGAAATCTCCGATCAAACCGGTGAGCATTATCCTCACTGCTGCCGGTGCAGCCCTGCTGTGGTTCGGCTGGTACGGCTTCAACGGCGGTTCCGCATTCGGTGCAAACGCCGTTGCAGGTCTCGCGGTTCTGACAACAACGATCGCTACGGCAGCTGCGGGTGTCACCTGGATGCTGATCGAGTGGTTCATGTTCAAGAAACCGACCCTGCTCGGTATCGCTTCCGGTATCGTTGCCGGTCTCGTCGCGATCACTCCGGCAGCCGGCTTCGTCGGCGTCGGCGGTGCCTTCATCGTCGGTATCGTCGGTGCACTCATCGGCTTCTTCGGTGTTGCTATCCTGAAAAAGAAACTGGGCTACGACGACAGCCTCGATGCATTCGGTATCCACTTCCTCGCCGGTCTGTGGGGTGCGATCGCTACGGGTATCTTCGCGCTCAATGACCAGGACCTCCTCTGGGACGGTCCGCTCAAAGCAAGCGGCGACCGTATGGGTCAGCTCTTCGTCCAGTTCGAGTCTGTCCTGATCGTTGGTCTGTGGACCCTGGTCGGTACGGTCATTGTCTACCTGATCTCCTCTGCGATCACCGGCGGTGCACGCGTTGACGAAGAGACGGAAACAATGGGTCTGGATGAGTCCATCCACGGCGAACGCGGATTCAACCTCTAA